The Streptomyces sp. NBC_00236 DNA window CCGCGTACGGCCCCGAGCGGGATCAGCCGTGCGCACTCGGCCTCGAGCGCGGCGAGCCGCTCCTCACCCACGAGCCCGGTACCGGCCCGCACGTCGACATGCACCCGGTTCTTGACGACCTTGCCCTCGGGAACGCGCTGGAAGTACATGCGGGGGCCGGCCCCGGTGGGATCGGAACAGGAGAACCCCGAAAGCGGCAGATCCTCGGCCGGCAGGGAGCTCTTGTAGGCCTCCCAGCTGTCGAACCCCTCCGGCGGCTCCGGCACGACGTACCCCAGCACCTCGCACCAGAACCGGGCGACGCGCTCGGGGTCGGCGCAGTCGAAGGTGATCTGGACCTGCTTGATCTTCGTCATCGGGCCAAGATAGTTGGTGGCGCGTTCGGCGCAACGGGATATTCGGGGCGCCACCCGCCCCGGGCCGGGAGCCGCCTGCGGAATAGATCGCGACTGCTCTGCTGGTCAACCGAGTTTGATCAACTGGGCTTCGACAACAGGGGCCGGGACGGCAAAGTTCGCGGGGGGCTTCGCGGCTCCGACCGGAGAGGAACTGAAGATGCCGATGGTGGAGTCCTTGCGGACCACGATCACTTGCGCGGGTTCCTTCGTTCCGCCGGTTTCCACGGTCATGTTGAACGCCATCGCCTGATCCGTCCCAGGGGGCGCCAGTGCCCGGCTCACCTTGGTGACGTGGCGCTTCTGACCGCGAACCGTCAGGTCGAAGCCACCCGGGCAGGCGTCGGCGGCCGTGCTGAGGTCGGTCAGAATACCGACGGCCCTGCTGTCCGTGTAAGAGGCGAGTGCCACGGTGGTCTCCGACTCCTTGCCCAGTGCGCGGCGCACGGTCGTGGATGCCGGGCTGCCTGGGGCGGCACCCGCAAGCACGTAGGCAAGTGCGCGGCAGACCTCGTCCGCAACCACGTCGCTCGGGTGCACCTGCGCCGCATCGTCGAGTACCCCTATCGAGTACCCGGCGGCGTCGCCTGAAGCCAGCGAGAGGTGGTCGAGGCCGCCGGACGGTATGGCTGAGGCACTTGACTCCGGCTGGAGTTTCAAGCCGGGGCCGGATTCACCTGCGCCGCCGCCTCCGGCGACACTGCACCCAGTGATCCCCAGCAGGATGACGGTCAGGACTCCGATATTCCTGCGTGCCTTCTCGGACTGCCCCATCTGGTTGCCCCCAGCTCATCTCTGTTCGTTCTGCTACGCCTCTGCGCTGTGGCCGGGCCGCGCCATTCCTGAGGCGGCCCGGCATGCCCGTCAGCCGAGGATGCGCAGGGTCATCCAGCCGGCCTCTCCGGCGAGGAAGCGTGTGCCGTGCGTAGCTTTGCCACCCGGGTAGAAGTAGAGCTTTCCGTCGTCCTCCACACCCCAGATGTCAGGGATGCCGTCCCCTGTCGCGTCAGGTGTTCCCTTGATGAGGGGCATTTCGGCTCGGGACCATCCCCCGGTTCCGTACGTTTCGTCCTGGCCGGTGGCCGAAGTGGCACCCAGAGCGAGTGACGCGAGGTCGACGCCCCCGCCCGCAGCTGGCTTTCCCTGGCGCAGTGACAGGCCTCGCCCAGTGTTGTCTCCCCGCCAGAGGAGATCCGCGATGCCGTCTCCGCTGATGTCACCGACGCTGACGATGTTGCGCTCGTCCCATGAACCGACAGCCAGCTGGCGGGCTTCGGTGAACGTTGCTCCGGTGTAACCGGTGAATGCCCACAACTGGTCCCCGGCGAGGGCGAACATGTCAGGGAGGCCGTCGCCGGTGATGTCCGGGGTGGACACGATCTCCGTGAGCGTGGCCGGGGCCGGAGCATTCGACGGGAGGTCCACGGTCAGACGTTCGTTGATGTCGAAGCCGCCGTAGCCGTCGCCGGGATACGTGTAGAGGCGTCCGTCAGGCATGCGGGCCACAAGGTCGGTGAGACCGTCACCGGGGTACTGGTCTCCCATGTGCGTGATCAGTGCGTGAGCGCCGTCGCTTCCGACCCAGTAGCCGTCGGGCGCCGGATCGTCGCCGTCATGAGCCCCCAGGCTGTGGGTGGCTATGTCGCCCCGACTGTCGCCGGGGTAGGAACGCAGATCACCGAGGCTGTCGACGGCGAGCAGGTCCGGGTAGCTGTCTCCGGTGACGTCTCCGGGTGCGTCAGCAGTTGCACGTGGGGTGACGTAGTGCAGGTACTTACGCGGTGTGGGCGAGATGTTCAGGGCGGCGTCCACGGCCCAGACGAAGAGAACGTTCGGACCGGCGACTGGCGGAGCCAGGAGGACAGTGACTGCCGCGCCCGGACTGCTTGGCTTGATGACTACGGGATTCGAGGTCGTATTGAACTTGTACCGGTACTCAACAGTGTCGGCACTGCCCTGGAACGTGAACTCGCCCTTGGTACCAAGCTTGACGGTACTCCACTTGCTGTCCGTGCCGACAGGCTCAGGGAAGGAATCCGAGGACACTTCAGGGGACGCGGGTGCGGTGGAGTCGTAGACGAAGCCGCAGTCATCGGTTCCTGGCGGGGCGTAGGTCGAGGCCGCACCGGTGGAGTCGATGGCGCGCGGTCGCCAGAAGTATGTCTTTCCGTTGGCGAAGCTACTGGCCGTGCCGTCGCCGCCGTCCAAGGTGATACTTGCCTTGCCCTGCGAGTCAACGGTCCTGTTGCCGTCATAGATCTTGGTCGTCTTCCCGGACTCCCACACCTCGAAATCGATGTACTTGAGGTCACCGTCCGGATCGGACGACTGCGCGGCGAAGGTCAAGTCGCTCAATCCGACCGAGCTGTACGGGGATGTGAGGTCGCAGTCGACACCCGGAGTCATGCTCAGACCGGTCGGCTCCTTGGGCCGGCGGTTGTACTTGACGACCATTTTGGGCGCGGCAGTGGTCTCGGCCTTGAACTTCTTCCAGGAGTACGAAGACTCTTCGTTGGTGGCCTTCAGCCCGATGGTGATGTTGGTCCAGCCGCCATCGGCAGCGTCCTGTGCCAGGGCCTTGACTGCAGACATGTCGTAGGTGACGTAGGCATCCGGGCAGGATGATTTCCAGCCGTTGGCGAAGGACTTGCGGCCGAGCTCCTTCATCCATTGCGGTTGCTTGTTCCACGTCGTGGCTGACGAGATCGCTGCAGTCTGCCAGACCTGCATCTCGCGCTCCTCACACGACCAGGCGTATGTCTCCAGCAACTGGATGTAGGCCGAGCTGACGGCGGCACCCTTGAAGTTGGTCTTCCAGTTGAGATGGAAGAAGGACCGCGATAGCCCGTTCGTGGTGGATTCCCAGCCGACGCGGGCCTCGGTGGTGCCTGTGTTGTAGTTGGCGCCGTCATAGAAGCTGGAGTCAGGGTGCTTCTGGTAGGTCGTGGTCCAGTTCGCGGTTTGACCGGTGATCGAGGGGTCGATGAAGACGGGCCAGACCGTCTTCTCGTCAGTCAGGAGGGGCTTGTTCGGCGTCATTGTCAGCAGGGCGGAGGTGGTGCCCTGGCCGGCGAGCGCAGCGGTTCCCACGGCGGCATGTGTGCCGGGCTGAGGGCCTTCGAGCCCCGGCAGAGCGAATACGTCCTGCGGGCTGTAAGAACTGCCGGTGGTCGAGAAGCCGGCCAACCTCTTGAGGCTGCCGTCTCCACTGCCGCCGCTCAGGGCCGTGTTGTGCACCGCAGTCTGATCGTCCGGGCTCTCGGAGGGATCGACGGGGGAAGCCGGGGGTGCGACGGTGGAGGGGGCTGGGCTCTGTGAGGGTTCCGACGGCAACGGGTCGGGTGCCGCGTTGCCATCGGTGTCTCCGCCCTCCGGGTTGTCCGACACCGGTTCACCGGGTTCCTCGGAGTAGGTCGGAGCGGGATCGGCCGACGGAGCCGGGGGTTGCGGGTCGTCACCTTCGGTGACAGCGAGCTTGCCGGCCGAGTCCCACATGTACGGCGTCGGGGACACCGCTATCTCCTCACCCTTCGCATCCTTCGCGCTGACTGCGTGGGTGATCGGATCAAGGTGAAACGTCAAATCGGGAGAGGAGAACATGTAAGGGAGCTCAGCGAGTTGGCCGGAGGCTGCCGCTTCGGGACTGTGCACGACGAGGACGTGGCTGAAGCCGCTGTCCCGAGCGGTCAGCAGGAGGTCAACGCCGTCGAACACGTTGGTGTAAAGGGCGCTGGCGCCGTCGATGGTGGGGACGGGGAGCGGTCCGGGCCATCCGAGGGTGATGACGTGTCCGGCCGAGGTGAAGGTCACGAGGTCGCTGAACTCGGTGTCCTCGGCTCCCGCTGCTATTGCCCTGCCCGCCATGGGCAGGCGCGAGGCACGCGAGACGGAGTAGGAGGCCCGGTCGGCGGTGGAGGGTGCTCGTCCGGTTGTGTTGCCTGGGCTGCTGTTTGTCGGACGGGGGGCCCCTTGGGCTCCGTCGGAGAAGATCACGGGGTCGGCAGCCGCCTTCGGTGCCCAGCCGTCCTTGGTGCGGGTCAGCGTGGTGTCGATGGGCTTCCACGTATCGCCGACCTTGGCCCGTACCGGCACTGCGTGGGCGGTCAGTTCGAAATCGCCGTCGGGCAGAGCGTACGTAGTGGAAGTGGCGTCCCGCAGTGCGGTGACCTCCACCCGCTTGCCGGTGCGGACTGCTCGCTCCTGGGCGCTGCTCTCGTCGAGGAGTGCAGTGGCGTGGGCAGGCCGCGCTTGGCTCGGTGAAGGCCCGTCCTCCTGGCCGGGTACGAGAAGTGCGAACCCGAGAGCGGCCGCGATGAGCGCGGAGACTCCCGCCGTGGTGCGCCGAGGCAGACCCCGGATGAGACGACGACGTTCCACGGTGCTGGATTCCCTCCCGAGTACGACAGTGGCTGACCGAACCGACACCCGGGAAGCGTCAAATGCCGCGTCGCGGAAATGGTTCGGGGCAGGCGAAAGTCGTCACGATGCCTAATAGCCCGTGCCCCCTTGTCGACCTTTGCTGGACCCGGCCGAGGTGGCGTCACGGCAGGTAGGGGCGAAGCAGAAGCATGACGGATTGAGCACTTGGCATCCATACATGTGCCCATTCCGTGATGACAGCAGCATGGAGGTGGAGTGGCAGGTTCCGCGCCCCTGACCAGCGCGAACTCTGGACTCGCCGCTGCGTTCGTCGTTGACTCGAAACGCACTGAATCTATCCATAGTGTGAGGAATCGGCAGGCCGTATGTGATCATTCGCCACTCTGTAATACGAATTGATGCTTTCGAATTGATCTGCAACTCTTGAGTTACTTATTCTCAAATCGGCGAAAAGCAAATGATGATTCACTTAGGTGGTGAATTTTCGCGTGTTTGAAATCACTACTTGTGAAGAA harbors:
- a CDS encoding VOC family protein; this encodes MTKIKQVQITFDCADPERVARFWCEVLGYVVPEPPEGFDSWEAYKSSLPAEDLPLSGFSCSDPTGAGPRMYFQRVPEGKVVKNRVHVDVRAGTGLVGEERLAALEAECARLIPLGAVRGKLLLADEENESCQLMQDIEGNEFCLD
- a CDS encoding FG-GAP-like repeat-containing protein; protein product: MEVTALRDATSTTYALPDGDFELTAHAVPVRAKVGDTWKPIDTTLTRTKDGWAPKAAADPVIFSDGAQGAPRPTNSSPGNTTGRAPSTADRASYSVSRASRLPMAGRAIAAGAEDTEFSDLVTFTSAGHVITLGWPGPLPVPTIDGASALYTNVFDGVDLLLTARDSGFSHVLVVHSPEAAASGQLAELPYMFSSPDLTFHLDPITHAVSAKDAKGEEIAVSPTPYMWDSAGKLAVTEGDDPQPPAPSADPAPTYSEEPGEPVSDNPEGGDTDGNAAPDPLPSEPSQSPAPSTVAPPASPVDPSESPDDQTAVHNTALSGGSGDGSLKRLAGFSTTGSSYSPQDVFALPGLEGPQPGTHAAVGTAALAGQGTTSALLTMTPNKPLLTDEKTVWPVFIDPSITGQTANWTTTYQKHPDSSFYDGANYNTGTTEARVGWESTTNGLSRSFFHLNWKTNFKGAAVSSAYIQLLETYAWSCEEREMQVWQTAAISSATTWNKQPQWMKELGRKSFANGWKSSCPDAYVTYDMSAVKALAQDAADGGWTNITIGLKATNEESSYSWKKFKAETTAAPKMVVKYNRRPKEPTGLSMTPGVDCDLTSPYSSVGLSDLTFAAQSSDPDGDLKYIDFEVWESGKTTKIYDGNRTVDSQGKASITLDGGDGTASSFANGKTYFWRPRAIDSTGAASTYAPPGTDDCGFVYDSTAPASPEVSSDSFPEPVGTDSKWSTVKLGTKGEFTFQGSADTVEYRYKFNTTSNPVVIKPSSPGAAVTVLLAPPVAGPNVLFVWAVDAALNISPTPRKYLHYVTPRATADAPGDVTGDSYPDLLAVDSLGDLRSYPGDSRGDIATHSLGAHDGDDPAPDGYWVGSDGAHALITHMGDQYPGDGLTDLVARMPDGRLYTYPGDGYGGFDINERLTVDLPSNAPAPATLTEIVSTPDITGDGLPDMFALAGDQLWAFTGYTGATFTEARQLAVGSWDERNIVSVGDISGDGIADLLWRGDNTGRGLSLRQGKPAAGGGVDLASLALGATSATGQDETYGTGGWSRAEMPLIKGTPDATGDGIPDIWGVEDDGKLYFYPGGKATHGTRFLAGEAGWMTLRILG